In the genome of Hydractinia symbiolongicarpus strain clone_291-10 chromosome 5, HSymV2.1, whole genome shotgun sequence, one region contains:
- the LOC130645880 gene encoding RRP12-like protein, with protein MKQKVKQRNSFKKGDQCVQNPDTKKFRNQVKKNVFTHKKSQTGLTLAALEKHNEKVEDELDIGDLAISEKTGTSVQSKAFSIGGLTDCSNMTFSKVMDHWNSGNIIDQEKCAILAAVTEVIRSKGGSETESEYFAALMTVLEASKDNENSIVAILYLLNLVIKRIPTTLLKARFSEVSKLLLQVLEKYSVDGKTSLVACALDCLTTTLSAQESAVWMESSTQHCFQIMLRFTTHSKPKIRKLAHNSVKNITKINLINHQNHPIGTAITNFCVHILAQHTSENAAISHHVLNLLKLCIQYLGAESLKEICEAILRMLTINNPIIKTNSMQTLHALCTANPPEENFSAELNAKLISALYDFQPSINDPHVTNAWLALMLAAHSNLSLINEKSCLKLLPRFYGTAMTYFTSDHREVTKAAADIMKETSEKCLEPIMDTIEEDIKRKDSSFCKIFKLIESGLRYKYQPVWDIVLQSLQYLYSKFGKQCASVMINSVTSLIDLHASPAFPFMSSLNRAIGAAFKTFGPQMILNERPLKLVRQDDQCDFPLAWLLPVMKDCIQNTQLAFFISYFLPMAATLRGKALKCRESKQDLEAKVYETLVTQIWALLPGFCTNPTDLKESFKSIAKILGTALMERNDLRPLVLLALRTLINRTLDEEELTVIGKFAKNYMPILFNLYTSNDENCKAISLSILETIKAFLIVAESTLVQTFVKKIFEKLKEEDSAEKRHLLMDLAVCMVKYSTEEQVRGLYQLVTGHVQDKDKSMQKKAYRILEEICSSNSESCKNLVEEKFDELMSVLVDSLSSAVPSSKAPRLGCISSLVKKLSNENKDFLQVIIPEVILCTKEVGVKAKTAAFDLLVDIGSSYVFLSTLPKEECIEQYFHFVMAGLAGSPHMISATLLAFTKLVFEYRYCISAKLVATLLDAAITLLKSKTREVIKSCLLFIRAVVKILDANELSGHLESLIKNLFVWNTQNSSAYRQQIRRILEKLDKKCGYHLVKSLVPNEHKRFIVQIHKTIERTKRQREAYRNSKNNSEESEDETTKETTWDDVLADSDEEENEDKKKIKQQEKKQKKSKHAKTWIVENEEGVDLLDPTVAKNIVATKPKHKKMIKHDFSFSSDGKIVVKDEDQEIENNDEAALDVGEKDILGGYDKTPKQIKLGKRKRMEDMPEDENVFQKYEHGGIGIHRHRDADDSAKKKLGADYKAKKAGGDMKLKGKPDPYAYIPLDRQKLNKRKKAKLSGQFHGMVKATRKGAAAANKYKKKRK; from the exons ATGAAGCAAAAGGTAAAGCAAAGAAATTCCTTCAAAAAAGGTGACCAATGTGTTCAAAATCCAGATACAAAAAAATTCCGAAATCAagtaaagaagaatgtttttactcacaaaaaatcacaaactg GTTTAACCTTGGCTGCGTTGGAAAAGCATAATGAAAAAGTAGAGGATGAGTTAGATATTGGTGATTTGGCAATTAGTGAAAAAACTGGAACATCAGTACAGTCTAAAGCTTTTTCTATCGGTGGATTAACAGATTGTTCCAACATGACTTTTAGCAAAGTAATGGATCATTGGAATTCAGGAAATATTATTGATCAAGAG AAATGTGCAATTCTTGCTGCTGTTACAGAG GTTATCCGTTCAAAGGGTGGTTCAGAAACTGAATCAGAGTATTTTGCTGCTCTA ATGACTGTTCTTGAAGCAAGTAAAGACAATGAAAATTCCATCGTAGCCATTTTGTATCTCCTGAATCTAGTTATCAAAAG AATTCCAACTACTTTACTGAAAGCTAGATTCTCTGAAGTGTCAAAGTTGTTGTTGCAAGTGTTAGAAAAGTATTCTGTTGATGGGAAAACATCACTTGTGGCTTGT GCCCTGGACTGTTTAACAACTACTTTGTCAGCACAAGAGTCAGCTGTGTGGATGGAATCTTCAACTCAGCATTGTTTTCAAATCATGTTAAGGTTCACAACTCATTCTAAACCTAAG ATTCGCAAGCTGGCTCACAATTCAGTGAAGAACATAACAAAGATCAATCTGATAAACCATCAAAATCATCCAATTGGAACAGCTATCACAAACTTTTGTGTTCATATATTAGCACAACATACATCag AAAATGCAGCAATTTCTCACCACGTTTTAAATTTGTTGAAACTGTGCATTCAGTACTTGGGAGCAGAG AGTTTAAAAGAAATTTGTGAAGCCATATTACGTATGCTAACAATTAATAACCCA attataaaaacaaattccaTGCAAACACTGCATGCTTTGTGCACTGCTAACCCGCCTGAAGAAAACTTTTCTGCGGAGTTAAATGCTAAGCTAATATCT gcTTTGTATGATTTCCAACCCAGCATCAATGATCCACACGTTACTAATGCTTGGCTTGCACTCATGTTGGCTGCACATTCAAATCTGTCAtt AATAAATGAGAAATCATGCTTGAAGCTTTTACCAAGATTTTATGGCACTGCAATGACCTACTTTACGTCTGATCACCGTGAAGTAACAAAAGCAGCCGCTGACATCATGAAG GAAACAAGTGAAAAATGCTTAGAACCAATAATGGACACTATTGAAGAAGACATCAAAAGGAAAGATTCGTCATTCTgcaaaatattcaaattaaTAGAATCTGGTCTGCGTTATAAGTACCAACCAGTGTGGGATATAGTGCTGCAGTCGTTACAGTATTTATATTCAAAATTTGGAAAACAGTGTGCCTCTGTTATGATTAACAGTGTAACCAGTCTAATAGACCTGCATGCTAGCCCTGCATTTCCTTTCATGTCTAGTTTAAATAGAGCTATAGGAGCTGCTTTCAAGACTTTTGGACCTCAGATGATTTTAAACGAGAGACCATTAAAACTTGTGAGACAAGA CGACCAATGCGACTTCCCACTTGCTTGGCTGCTTCCTGTTATGAAGGATTGTATCCAAAACACACAGCTGGCTTTCTTTATCTCCTACTTTCTTCCTATGGCGGCTACATTGAGAGGCAAAg CATTAAAGTGTAGAGAGTCGAAGCAAGACTTAGAAGCTAAAGTGTATGAAACGCTAGTTACTCAG ATTTGGGCTTTATTACCTGGATTTTGCACCAATCCCACCGATTTGAAAGAG tcttTTAAAAGTATTGCGAAAATCTTGGGAACGGCATTGATGGAAAGAAATGATCTGCGACCTCTGGTATTGCTAGCCTTAAGAACATTAATTAACAGGACGCTTGATG aaGAGGAGTTAACAGTTATTGGAAAGTTTGCAAAGAATTACATGCCTATTCTATTTAATTTGTACACCTCCAACGATGAGAACTGTAAAGCCATATCACTGTCCATTCTTGAAACAATCAAAGCATTTCTTATTGTTGCAGAATCCACA CTTGTACAAACATTCGTAAAGAAGATATTTGAAAAACTTAAAGAAGAAGACTCTGCAGAGAAAAG GCATCTTTTGATGGATTTAGCAGTATGTATGGTGAAGTACTCAACAGAGGAACAAGTACGAGGTTTATACCAGCTTGTCACTGGTCACGTGCAG GACAAGGATAAAAGCATGCAAAAGAAGGCTTATCGTATACTGGAAGAAATCTGCTCCAGTAATTCTGAAAGTTGTAAAAATTTGGTGGAAGAAAAATTTGACGAGTTAATGTCAGTGTTGGTGGATTCGTTATCAAGTGCAGTTCCGTCTTCAAAAGCT CCACGTCTTGGTTGCATTTCTTCTCTTGTGAAGAAGTTATCAAATGAGAATAAAGATTTCTTACAAGTAATTATACCTGAG GTCATTTTATGCACCAAAGAAGTTGGTGTTAAAGCCAAAACAGCTGCTTTTGATTTGTTGGTTGATATTGGATCATCATATGTTTTTTTGAGTACTCTACCCAAAGAAG AGTGTATTGAGCAGTATTTCCATTTCGTTATGGCTGGCTTGGCTGGCTCCCCTCACATGATCAGTGCAACGCTACTGGCTTTCACGAAACTTGTTTTTGAATACAGAT atTGCATATCAGCGAAGCTAGTCGCTACATTGCTCGATGCTGCTATAACATTATTGAAATCAAAAACAAGAGAGGTCATCAAGTCCTGTTTACTTTTCATCAGG gcCGTTGTCAAAATCCTAGATGCAAATGAACTATCTGGACACTTAGAGAGCTTG ATCAAGAACTTGTTTGTGTGGAACACGCAGAATAGCAGTGCTTACAGACAACAAATCAGACGGATCCTCGAAAAACTCGACAAAAAATGCgg TTATCATCTGGTGAAGTCTCTTGTTCCAAACGAGCACAAACGATTTATCGTTCAAATTCACAAAACAATTGAAAGAACAAAAAGACAAAGAGAGGCATATCGGAACTCT AAAAATAACTCTGAAGAGTCTGAGGACGAAACTACAAAAGAAACCACGTGGGATGATGTACTTGCAGATTCAGACGAAGAAGAAAACGAAgacaagaagaaaataaaacaacaagaaaaaaaacagaagaaaTCTAAG CATGCTAAAACATGGATTGTGGAGAACGAAGAAGGGGTTGACTTACTTGATCCGACAGTTGCTAAAAATATTGTTG CAACAAAACCAAAGCATAAAAAGATGATCAAACATGATTTTTCATTCTCTTCGGATGGTAAAATCGTCGTCAAAGATGAAGACCAGGAAATCGAAAACAATGATGAAGCAGCGTTAGATGTTGGAGAGAAAGATATTTTAGGAG GATATGACAAGACACCAAAGCAGATAAAACTGGGTAAAAGAAAGCGTATGGAAGATATGCCAGAAGACGAGAACGTGTTTCAAAAGTACGAACATGGTGGAATTGGTATTCATCGACATCGAGATGCAGATGATTCTGCTAAAAAGAAGTTAGGAGCAGATTACAAAGCTAAG AAAGCTGGAGGTGATATGAAGCTGAAAGGGAAGCCTGACCCGTACGCTTATATTCCACTCGATAgacaaaagttaaataaaag aaaaaaggCGAAACTTTCTGGTCAATTTCATGGAATGGTTAAGGCGACCAGGAAAGGAGCTGCAGCTGCtaataaatacaaaaagaaaagaaagtga